A DNA window from Paenibacillus andongensis contains the following coding sequences:
- a CDS encoding TetR/AcrR family transcriptional regulator, protein MNGYEKRAQQKKEKIMHATLKMLKTSDPRKLRITDIAEAAGVSQVTIYNYFGSKEALVVEVFKDYARTALKEFGEFLSGDHSLKEKIEYIVFQKKKSSRTFSLEVMKQIWHDDPEMTRFLKEEYMAKGVPLVIQLIEDGKKNGEITAALSTSTIMMYMQMLTSQADTMLDYAEKHGDLDTLIEEMVHLFFYGIASTPQPKVPT, encoded by the coding sequence ATGAACGGCTACGAAAAAAGAGCCCAGCAAAAAAAAGAAAAAATCATGCACGCAACCTTGAAAATGCTGAAAACGTCCGATCCTAGAAAACTGCGGATCACCGACATCGCTGAAGCGGCTGGCGTATCGCAGGTAACCATCTACAATTATTTCGGCAGCAAGGAAGCTTTAGTGGTGGAAGTGTTCAAAGATTACGCACGGACGGCGTTGAAAGAATTTGGGGAGTTTCTCTCCGGCGATCACTCACTGAAGGAGAAAATCGAGTACATCGTTTTCCAGAAGAAGAAATCGTCCAGAACGTTCAGTCTGGAGGTCATGAAGCAGATATGGCACGACGATCCGGAAATGACGCGCTTTCTCAAAGAGGAATATATGGCCAAAGGTGTTCCACTTGTCATTCAGCTCATTGAAGACGGCAAGAAAAATGGGGAAATCACCGCGGCGCTTTCTACTTCCACCATCATGATGTATATGCAAATGTTGACGAGCCAGGCGGACACGATGTTGGATTATGCCGAAAAGCATGGGGATTTGGACACGTTGATCGAGGAAATGGTGCATTTGTTTTTCTATGGGATCGCCAGCACGCCTCAACCGAAGGTTCCTACATAA
- a CDS encoding lactonase family protein — MEKKKKTLAFIGSYADSNNPGVYSCRYNEENGSLEVTHQVDGLQNPTFLTVDATNWKLYALSEGLDENQQRCGAASSYDVDTAAGELTFLNNEITLPATTCHITLDHTNQVVMVASYHRGMVGLSPVLADGRLGTTADIQQHQGASVLSVQDRPRAHSVFLDRANRYAGVCDLGLDKIIMYKLDIPAKRFIPHNEVQVTPGSGPRHFAFHPSYAFGYVINELGSTVTAFSYEEERGELTEIQTISTLPLSYDGENACADIHVSPDGKFLYGSNRGHDSIVVYAIDAATGKLTVVEHAPTLGKHPRNFAISPDGQFVLVANKDSDHIVSFSRDTQSGKLIPTGSVLNVSKPVCIKFANVE; from the coding sequence TTGGAAAAGAAGAAAAAAACGTTAGCTTTTATAGGTTCTTATGCGGATTCGAATAATCCTGGGGTATACTCCTGCCGATACAATGAAGAGAATGGAAGCTTGGAAGTCACCCATCAAGTAGATGGTTTGCAAAACCCAACGTTCTTGACAGTGGATGCGACGAATTGGAAACTATATGCTTTATCAGAGGGGCTTGACGAGAATCAGCAGCGGTGCGGAGCGGCATCTTCTTATGATGTTGATACAGCTGCAGGAGAATTAACGTTTCTGAACAACGAGATCACGCTGCCAGCAACGACGTGCCACATTACATTAGATCATACAAACCAAGTAGTGATGGTAGCTAGTTATCACAGGGGTATGGTAGGCTTGTCTCCTGTGCTAGCGGATGGCCGTTTGGGTACAACGGCTGATATTCAGCAGCATCAGGGTGCAAGCGTCCTATCGGTTCAGGATAGACCTCGTGCTCATTCCGTTTTCTTAGATCGAGCAAACCGTTATGCGGGAGTCTGTGATCTAGGTTTGGATAAGATCATTATGTACAAGCTGGATATCCCTGCTAAAAGGTTTATTCCTCACAATGAAGTGCAAGTAACTCCTGGTTCAGGTCCGCGGCATTTTGCTTTCCACCCGTCCTATGCCTTTGGCTATGTTATTAATGAACTTGGCTCCACCGTTACGGCATTCAGCTATGAGGAAGAACGAGGAGAGCTGACGGAAATCCAGACGATTTCCACACTCCCGTTGTCTTATGATGGGGAAAATGCCTGCGCGGATATTCATGTTTCACCTGATGGAAAGTTTCTATATGGATCTAACCGCGGACACGATAGTATAGTTGTGTATGCCATCGATGCAGCAACTGGTAAGTTAACAGTCGTGGAACACGCGCCTACGTTAGGGAAGCACCCGCGTAATTTTGCGATATCGCCGGATGGACAATTTGTGCTAGTAGCTAACAAAGATTCGGATCATATTGTATCATTCTCTCGGGACACTCAATCGGGGAAGCTCATTCCAACCGGAAGTGTGCTAAATGTGTCTAAACCTGTTTGCATCAAGTTTGCTAATGTAGAATGA
- a CDS encoding MGMT family protein, which yields MTHFTERVIHIIRCIPEGKVMTYGQIARHAGSPRAARQVVRILHAMSKKHRLPWHRVINAKGEIAIMDDEGSHMQSFLLQAEGVIITDQRYISLEHYQYQMQEDA from the coding sequence ATGACACATTTCACGGAGCGAGTTATTCACATTATTCGGTGTATCCCCGAGGGCAAAGTCATGACCTATGGTCAGATTGCCAGGCATGCTGGAAGCCCGAGAGCGGCTCGTCAAGTCGTACGAATTTTGCATGCAATGAGCAAGAAACATCGTCTTCCTTGGCACAGAGTCATTAACGCAAAGGGAGAGATAGCGATCATGGATGACGAAGGATCTCATATGCAAAGTTTTTTGCTGCAAGCTGAAGGTGTCATTATTACGGATCAGCGGTATATTTCCCTTGAGCACTATCAGTATCAAATGCAAGAAGATGCATGA